The nucleotide window tgtgctcatgatgtatgtgattttgcgctatggatattcttaatacttctTGAGCAAATTCCTCGAATTAAACAAGTCAATCTATTGTTATCTACtacttaaatacatattttttttagattataaaCTTCTCAGTGTTTGTATGATGTGgtcttagttaaaataaacaaaacaatagatTTCCTTTCTGATCTccaaactaaattaatttaccatTCTTGTTTTTGTAGTACTCCGGTatcagttttaataatacagaCTCTTTAACTTTAGCTTGAATTTTGGttgttgtttttgttgttttggAATTTCGGTCGATGGTTCACAAATTTAAGGGTAGCTTAGGTAAAtgattacaatacaatttgtcagatttcattttatgtttttttgctAGGACCTAGGACGTTGTAGTTATCATTTTCGTACTTATGATCTGTGGGATGAACtctaaatgttttgtttaaggACAGGAccggcaaacgggcaggaggctcatctgatgttaagtgataccgccccgccgcccatgaacactttAATGCCAGAGGACCTGCGAgtccgttgccggccttttaagaattggtacgttattttcttgaaggattaGGGTCCTAAGAGAAACTGTCTTAAAAAACGAAAAGGTGTGGAAATAGATGACTTTGTAGTTAGATATTCATGAGAGACGGAGACatgtgtattaaaattctTGTTTTTTAGGGTGATTCTGGAGGACCATTAGTTCTAGATAACAAGTTGGTTGGAGTTGTTTCTTGGGGTGTCGACTGCGATCTTAATTACCCAGATGTGAACACAGATGTATGGAGCTATGTCTCTtggattaaaaataagatagaaaattattaaagtaataaatccCTTGcaacatatattttgtgtttttataaaaaatctgctgGGCTGAAAAGTTAATACGAGATCTCGTGGGATTAAGAATTACGACCTCAAAAACCAATTGTTTGAACACGATGAAAACTGCTAATTGTTTCAAGATACGACGTTATTTTAACACTGGTTGGCACCAATGTAGACTGAGTGAGCGCCATGTTATTCTTCGGGATTGATCTGGAAAATTGGCACGAGATCTTGCGAGATCCCGATCGAGATTGCATTCCCTAGCTTAAACGGACTTTAACATGTAGTGGTCATCATAATCAGTTGGAATTTGagcttaatttaatataaacactatcattttattaaagacacacacatacacaaacacacacatacacaaacacacacacatacacatacaccatgtggtttccttataattaatataattgtcttttctttacttataatcattttgtcgatccgaagtggtggaggcctgacgacctgtaacacaggtgcacaacctttaacaggcatcagtctcactttaacaataacaattactccaaagaagaatgacaattattgtatatgtttttgtgagaaataaaataaatatattattattattattataaacactcAGACGAATTGAGAATCTCTTTGATTGCACCTATTGCAATCATAACCACCCAAAAGATGCCTTTTAGTTACCATAgtcataaattgaaatttaacattctgGTTTCCGAAAATGTCCATAACATGAGAATCACTTTGACTTAATTAAATAGGGTAAGTTAGTTTTGTGTTAGCATCGCAACTCCACTACCTCTAAAGTTATCTTAGTTATAAGcttatatttgaaatgatTAAAGTTACTACCCAGCTTCAAAGAAAGTATttcatttaagatttatatgaACTTAATTCCTACAAAGAACTTAAAAAGGTAGTGCGTCACAttaatgtaattgttatttttttaagttaaatgaaataacGAAACACAAAGGAGATCCTTGGGTTTCgttaattacatttctttgacgtcatacattacaataaataattatttccaatacaatttggaatttgaaattaatgttatgtaaatGGAAATTTTTACATGATTAAGAAATACTAccttgaaatgaaaaaaaaaactcattagttaatattatacattttaaagtgttatttaaataggttttttttctagttttcaattttcttCTTTATCCAGTCCACATACGAATATACTCTCGTGAAGACATCGGGAACGCCCACAGCGCACGGAGCACCCCAGGAGACGATACCCACTTGTTTTTTGTCTTTCACTAGAGGCCCACCCGAGTCTCCCTGCAAAATTAACAGCAAAAGTGCTATTTAATTTGAGTTCGGTTTTACCTAGACccaaaacaaattaacaatttccccgtactagactatttAAAGTTAGTAATACCTTTTTGGGACTACTTTTCTTTAagaaaatcccagaggctcttttatctctgccttttaattaatttaagaaatatattaaataagtgttaaaaggcttactataaagttaacgaTTAGTTAgattagttgataaaagggcctgggactagtccTAGGCatgctacttctaattaatttgcgatatttgttttaaaataaatgttgtttgatgatttgctattttaaaagagtaccgactATTTTTTCCTTCCGTAATGGGGTGTTTTTTGAAGCAGACGCATTTCCTTCGAACCCGACACGTCTGTGTCTAGATGTTATTAATTAGCCTTCTATTTTATGATTGTTTAGTTATAACAATGCTAAGGGTACCATGGTTAGGTACTCTGATTCTTAGCTGTaagaaaacaaactaaaatgaaaaattgtttttcgaCACTTTGTTACCAAGGCATCCTGGGTTTTATTGGACACGCTGGAATTcagaaagtttaataaaactcgTCGTGACTAGAAGATGAGGGCATTAGACCTCGAGGCCGATTATCTACCCCAACCGCTCAAGTAAATGCCTTTACAGTTCCAGGCGCAGATGCTTGCCGAAGATAATTTTGAGAATCTCTTACCCCACAAATTCCTTCTCTAGCTTTATTGAACGTGCACAACTGATTATCTTCAATCGGAAGGTATTCACGGGCTGGTGCcaattctttattacatttctcCTTTGATATCGTTTTTAGATCTAACGCTTGCAGGTTGTCTGGGACTGTGTTTTGGTTCTGAAAGTTGGAAAGTCTAGAGTTgacttaaaaacaatataaggcattattataaaacataaccaAGTTGAAATCATTGGCATaactttaattgaaattaaaggaatttcttatgtatttgatagtgtattaatttattcaacgTAGTAATTGGCCCATACGTACGCTGAGACAAAATGGCGGATATTGATTgattctttttaaattcttgttaGAGGTATGCAAGAGAATATAAAGGAAACGGTTAAGTCAAaaatgcttataaatattatcggTATGaaatttacgtaaataattGCATTGGTatattgcaaaatatatacatacatcagTGTCTCCCCATCCGGTGACAGTGCACACTTCTCCAACGCCAGTGTCGCTGGTAGGTAATTCTATCGCTTGCACATTATCACTGAATTTAATGGTGCCTCTAACTTTTAGTAAAGAAATATCGTGTTTTATGGTTTTTGGGTCGTAATCTGGATGATTTTCTATTGTTTCTATTTCGTAAGAGTCTCCGCCGGAGGACAGTTTCATTGTTCCTACGACTGCTGTGAGGATACCAATTGGAACACTAAAATTggttggaaaataaataaatcagtggcgacTTTTTAGGACTGGTCCTCAGATTAccaaatctgtttcatgatcatctgttaacctaataggcaagtaggtgatcagcccccTGTgaacacgccgtcgactttttgggtcttaggcaagccggtttcctcacgatgttttccttcaccgttcgagcgaatgttaaatgggcacatttattgtatacatatatagcaagacttaatataataacgttTTTATCACAGATAAGATATACATACTGGTAAGTACAGTGAGCGGCGCTCAAAATCCACTTGTCGTTCAAAACGGAGCCTCCACAGAAGTGTTTTTTCGGGGCACCTTCGACGTAACCCAACCTGATCGATACTTGATAAGGTGCTGAGCCTTTGGCGGCGTCCTTTCCACCAACTACACGACCTTCTATATCTGGTTTTGCATCTCCTACGAAAAATGTCCACAATGCTTACCACAGATTCCTATTAagcttaatattttactttatttgagaTAAACACATGAACAATGAGGGAGCTTTATCCCGAAGTCAATCCTGATGGTGCAAGAAACCGTAGCCCCGACGCGTAAATGAGCAACGGAGGAATGCGAAATAAGCTGAATGCGTTCAAAAGAAACCCTACCTGCAAGTACAGGACTCCATCTCTCCTAGTTATTACTACAAAAGGAAACGGCCCGTCTGTGAAGAATACTTGCAGGGTCAAGTATCTTCACAAACTTACATCGGGTGTGCAGAGGTGGACGCAATCCTCATATCGCGTGTCGAGGGGCGCACCGCATTCCGTCTAAGACAAttgtttgacaattgacaaaataCGCTTATTCAGCTTTGAAGCATCTTAGCGCATGCCTATGACTGTCAAAAGCGTTTACAAAATTGGCGAAAGACCAAGACTTCGCCATCCGTtctaccaggaggtcttgttctgcGAATAACGGGCAAGAACCTCTGTAAGTTATACCCTCCatctacattaatattattcaaaggaaaatgtcataatcCACAACGTTTTTATATCTGTATACAATATGCGAATCCTATCTTCTATTCTATCCATGACCCCTCGGTAGTAAGCAGAGGCGACGGGAAAAGGATTTTCCGAAGTCACAAGGGTCAGCAGGCAAATCAGCAATGTGCTCAAATAATTATGTTCacacatttaaatgaaacttataataagtgattaaactattaaacttACCCAAAACTACCCACaggaagaaaaataaatatctcgtATGCATTTTAAATGACCCAAGTTTAATACAACGATTGTTTTCTATAccactttctttttatatggTCCTGttttgtcaatttaaaaaaatgattatataagtaaaaaagtaattagtaatatacgtatatttaaattaaacataggttttatatttatgggtTGCCGATAACGGTGTCCGCGGTTTGTTCGGTAGTTATTGGAAGTGGAAAAGTAAAGGATATTTTTCAGTCAAGGGAATTTAGGGTTGTTTGGTTccgattttctttttatagaacaggggtcaaacgggcaggaggctcacctgatgttaagtgataccgccgcccatggacactctcaatgccagagggctcgcgagtacgttgccggccttttaagaattggtacgctcttttcttaaaggagttttattttatgcgaTAAATAAAACTCCCTAATAACTTGTGAGAAGAGGTGAAGATGGAACTGAATGTAAaagaatgtatattattttactatactacGTACATTTGTTTATCATTTAGAAAACTTAGCCTATGCTTAAAAGTAGTAATAACATGTTGTGTTAAAACGTTCAGTTAATACGCGCAGGGTGTGTACGAAAGGGATCTTTCTAGAAAGAGATCACTTCGTTATCCTTGTAGCCTTGCGATAACGCTGACaaaactgttcttttcagaacacaCTTATATCATAACGAAAACGTATAACCTGTTCTTTTCAGTACAATTTATTCTTGTATCAACGATATAACGTTAACTAATTTAATCACCTACAGGAACACTTTATTCCTCGAAAGAAACCCATACAAAAAAGTGCGTGCTGTGCTtgtaattacttattactaaggtaaaagcccctaTAGATGACAAtttaccagtatatgatcaatCCATGTCTTTTGTTTGCACACTGTACGATgcacgtgctaatgataatatagataaataaaaatctgtgttTACTACACAGAACATTAaacgacagaattgccatatgaagttctaatatgtaactactaaacgaatacatcaaccaatagcttgtatttttctcgatctcactctctctcaatctgtcttaatcgctctctcccttttcgtcgataaaaacgctgcacatcgtCATGACTAGGCGTTTCATTTTAGGGaatgtttatgtaataaaaaacttatgatGATATTCTTCGATaaaccaaacttttttaattatataataatgtaggaACGTTCTTCTTTGACAGCATTCAcagtatgaaatataaatacttttttaaataacaaagataAGATTCAAGGTGAATACGACATTGACTACGGTTCTTTCCGcacgttaattaaaatttatttttaaaaaaatccacagAAAAAATTGTGTGCGACTCGGGGACGCCCGACAGAAGTGACAACTTAAACTAAATTCTGTATTGATCCATCTATCATCTTCTGCTTcatttacgatatttttataatcacgTTCAAATGTCTAGCGAGAGAGAGGAGAGAGGAGAAGCCTGCATACCGCTGCCGGATGCGTGAGAGAAAGGGAAGTTAGACTGGTGCCGTAACGTGTTACGTAACGAAGCGATTTACCCTCCCATAAGAAGTTATAACACTAATCAGTCGATAGCATCGCAcgacatttaaacaaaaacaaacggAACTCGCTGgcgtttcttttgtttttatataattaacctCGACTGATAACCAATGAAGCActggaataattaaataagtaattaatttaagtgtaGTGTCTTTAAACATGTATTAAATGTGATAGATTTCGATTATATTGTTACTATGTGACGCAGTTCGTAGCGCTATGTAGTTCATAGAAGATAGCCATCCACAACTAGGCaccttttttaaagtattgagGTAGaattatacagaaaaatagttaatttaaaaaaattattacaatgcaAACATGTTTTGACATAAgtcctatatatattttaacataatatcttaaattattcgcttttaaaatatgtatatttaaatttaaactcatgttaaaatttacgttctatatgaaacagattttatttatatagtatttatatagcttaatatgaaaaattgagagaaat belongs to Pieris rapae chromosome 2, ilPieRapa1.1, whole genome shotgun sequence and includes:
- the LOC110999624 gene encoding chymotrypsin-1 — translated: MHTRYLFFFLWVVLGDAKPDIEGRVVGGKDAAKGSAPYQVSIRLGYVEGAPKKHFCGGSVLNDKWILSAAHCTYHVPIGILTAVVGTMKLSSGGDSYEIETIENHPDYDPKTIKHDISLLKVRGTIKFSDNVQAIELPTSDTGVGEVCTVTGWGDTDNQNTVPDNLQALDLKTISKEKCNKELAPAREYLPIEDNQLCTFNKAREGICGGDSGGPLVKDKKQVGIVSWGAPCAVGVPDVFTRVYSYVDWIKKKIEN